In Aliivibrio wodanis, a genomic segment contains:
- a CDS encoding outer membrane protein OmpA family — MNKTIYPVIIASFFLTACVSGERDYIETPKPNQASELTDQDYDGVIDARDVCPSTPRGAEIDNDGCAEYVEYSNEKDLKILFANDSSEISSMFQEEINTMAEFLIEYPETSIQLQGFASQQGDAEYNIQLSEFRATAVRTALIESGVKPSRIKTIGFGDTLLIDEGDSAVSHALNRRVIATVVGYKGEVINEWTIFTRKKK, encoded by the coding sequence ATGAACAAAACAATTTATCCCGTAATTATTGCTAGTTTCTTCTTAACTGCCTGCGTGTCCGGAGAGAGAGATTACATCGAAACACCCAAGCCAAATCAAGCTTCAGAATTAACAGATCAAGATTATGATGGTGTTATTGATGCTCGTGATGTTTGCCCAAGCACACCGAGGGGGGCTGAAATAGACAATGATGGCTGTGCTGAATATGTAGAATACTCAAATGAAAAAGATCTTAAGATCCTATTTGCCAATGACTCTTCAGAGATCTCATCAATGTTTCAAGAAGAGATCAATACAATGGCAGAGTTTTTAATCGAATATCCAGAAACTTCAATTCAGCTCCAAGGCTTTGCCAGTCAACAAGGTGATGCTGAGTATAATATTCAATTATCAGAATTTAGAGCAACAGCAGTACGTACAGCTCTTATTGAATCAGGAGTTAAACCGAGTCGAATTAAAACCATTGGTTTTGGGGATACTTTGTTAATTGATGAAGGGGATTCAGCTGTCAGTCATGCACTGAATCGACGAGTCATAGCAACTGTTGTTGGCTACAAAGGTGAAGTAATTAATGAATGGACTATTTTTACTCGTAAGAAAAAATAA